The following are from one region of the Nicotiana tabacum cultivar K326 chromosome 3, ASM71507v2, whole genome shotgun sequence genome:
- the LOC107763307 gene encoding protein MALE DISCOVERER 2 has product MVLLAMGGRWNAYGFKLSYLALLIILYDVHGCSSLNSEGLALLGFRSKVDSDPYGVLANWNPDHCNPCLWSGVQCLAGKVQILDLHGRSLEGTLAPELGNLTHLRSIVLSENHFFGVIPKEFGRLRRLEVLDLRDNNLSGRIPAEIGDLQSLRSLLIHNNNFEGSMPLEIGKLHLLSVLQFDETVISAAAGTGCINRKFGHCIWHGCLRPLKTVNSFIRPIKGTLIRYLGYLTLFSRELGRGSLDDQTEYSGDLPSSSRPHIIHTVKNQANVARRKLVEQSSNLAALPANGGKPMGPVAPVPSSRSSGSFRAVPSTQGTPPLPLPSSHQQPESQYKPIPKGQSNSAVKQPANRQAPPGTKSGNTWKYIVGVSIGVFLLVAAAFVFLVWRSRAARTIGPWKTGLSGQLQKAFVTGVPKLNRSELETACEDFSNIISSHDAYIIYKGTLSSGVEIAVASTTLTSLKDWSESSEMAFRKKIDALSRVNHKNFVNLIGYCEEDEPFTRMMVFEYAPNGTLSEHLHVKEADPLDWPARMRAIMGTAYGLQYMHDLNPPVPHSNLNSNAIFLTDDYAAKITEIGFWSELIAKSKSSSDDLENSELPPLADRETNIYSFGILLLEVISGKSPYSEEKESLLNWAAQYLKDKMNVSSLVDPTLKSFKNNELMVICEVIEECLQKDTMRRPTISEAIAKLRETIDISPDAAVPRLSPLWWAELELLSSEAA; this is encoded by the exons ATGGTTCTGCTAGCAATGGGCGGTAGATGGAATGCTTATGGATTTAAGTTATCATATCTGGCACTTCTGATTATTCTTTACGATGTTCACGGATGTAGCTCGCTCAATTCTGAAG gACTGGCGTTGTTGGGATTCCGATCAAAAGTAGATTCTGATCCATATGGAGTTCTTGCGAACTGGAATCCTGATCACTGTAACCCATGCTTGTGGTCTGGTGTACAGTGTCTGGCAGGCAAAGTGCAAATTCT GGATCTCCATGGACGTTCTTTGGAAGGCACATTGGCACCAGAGCTTGGAAATCTCACTCACTTAAGATCAAT TGTCCTGTCAGAAAACCATTTTTTTGGTGTTATTCCAAAAGAATTTGGACGACTTAGAAGGCTGGAAGTGCTTGATTTGAGGGATAATAATTTGAGTGGGAGAATTCCAGCAGAAATAGGAGACCTGCAATCGCTAAGAAGCTT GTTGATTCACAACAATAACTTTGAAGGAAGCATGCCTTTGGAAATTGGGAAACTTCATTTGCTCTCCGTGTTGCAATTTGATGAAACAGTCATCTCTGCTGCCGCTGGAACAGGCTGTATAAACAGAAAATTTGGGCACTG CATCTGGCATGGCTGTCTGAGGCCATTAAAGACTGTAAACTCCTTTATCAGACCAATTAAGGGGACACTTATACGTTACCTCGGTTATCTAACACT GTTCTCCAGAGAACTTGGAAGGGGCTCATTGGATGATCAGACAGAGTACTCTGGCGACCTGCCAA GTTCATCTAGGCCTCATATCATCCATACTGTAAAGAACCAAGCGAATGTTGCACGCCGTAAGTTAGTTGAACAATCCAGCAACCTTGCTGCTCTTCCTGCCAATGGTGGGAAACCTATGGGTCCTGTTGCGCCAGTGCCAAGCAGCAGAAGTAGTGGGTCATTTCGTGCTGTGCCAAGTACCCAAGGAACACCTCCATTACCCTTACCCTCCTCACATCAGCAGCCTGAGTCTCAATACAAACCAATTCCAAAGGGACAGTCAAATAGTGCTGTTAAACAGCCAGCTAATAGACAAGCTCCGCCTGGCACAAAATCTGGAAATACATGGAAGTATATAGTTGGGGTTTCTATTGGAGTTTTTCTGCTCGTTGCTGCTGCATTCGTGTTCTTAGTTTGGAGAAGCAGAGCTGCAAGAACAATAGGCCCTTGGAAGACTGGCTTGAGTGGACAGCTGCAAAAAGCTTTTGTTACAG GGGTTCCAAAGCTGAACAGGTCTGAACTTGAAACAGCATGTGAGGATTTTAGCAATATTATTAGCAGTCATGATGCATATATAATCTACAAGGGAACTCTATCGAGTGGAGTAGAGATTGCTGTTGCCTCGACTACTCTAACTTCTCTGAAAGATTGGTCTGAAAGTTCAGAAATGGCCTTCAGGAAGAAG ATTGATGCACTTTCAAGAGTGAACCACAAAAATTTTGTTAATCTTATTGGGTACTGTGAGGAGGATGAACCTTTCACTAGGATGATGGTCTTTGAGTATGCTCCAAATGGAACTCTTTCTGAGCATCTGCATG TTAAAGAAGCCGATCCTCTTGACTGGCCTGCAAGGATGAGAGCTATAATGGGAACAGCATATGGTCTTCAGTACATGCATGATTTGAATCCTCCAGTGCCCCATTCCAACTTGAACTCAAATGCCATATTTTTGACTGACGATTATGCTGCTAAG ATCACTGAGATTGGTTTCTGGTCAGAACTAATAGCCAAGTCAAAGTCCTCAAGTGATGATTTAGAAAATTCTGAGCTGCCGCCACTTGCTGATCGTGAAACAAATATTTATAGTTTTGGGATTCTGTTACTAGAAGTAATTTCTGGAAAGTCACCTTATTCAGAAGAAAAAGAATCTCTTCTGAACTGG GCGGCGCAATACCTTAAAGATAAGATGAATGTGAGCTCCTTGGTTGATCCAACACTGAAGTCCTTCAAGAATAATGAGCTTATGGTTATCTGTGAGGTAATAGAAGAATGCCTTCAAAAAGATACAATGAGGAGACCAACGATAAGCGAAGCCATTGCAAAATTAAGGGAAACAATTGATATATCGCCTGATGCTGCAGTTCCAAGGCTTTCTCCCCTCTGGTGGGCTGAACTCGAGCTCTTATCTTCTGAGGCAGCTTAG